A part of Gloeocapsa sp. DLM2.Bin57 genomic DNA contains:
- a CDS encoding dicarboxylate/amino acid:cation symporter: protein MKTEIPTPKPTKKRKKIGLANRILLAMLLGVVFGIVCNLFLPESFNLALNKWLLNPIGTIFLRAIRMVVVPLVLFSLIGGTASIGDIRKLGRVGIKTIAYFMLTTAFSITLALLFTNLLQPGAGATPMETAQEIAASEAPFIMDMLVAIVPNNPFEALVTGDMLQIIFFAMFFGIAITLIGQRTRGIVELFEQLNEVFLKIIMLVMNLAPYAVFALLASVIMVQGIDVLRQLTKYLVLVIFLLLIEAFIVNGVALAVLGKVNPITFYKKYWPVMLVGFGTSSSNATIPANLDACVNKLGVPSSIGSFTIPLGATINMNGTSIMQGVAALFIAQVYGIELGLSQQLTIILTATLASIGTAGVPSAGIVMLTMVLQQVGLPIEGAALVLSVDRIVDMFRTSANITGDAVASVVVAKSENELNQDMYNQI, encoded by the coding sequence ATGAAAACTGAAATACCTACACCGAAACCAACAAAAAAAAGAAAGAAAATAGGTTTAGCTAATAGAATATTATTAGCAATGCTCTTAGGAGTTGTCTTCGGAATAGTCTGTAACTTATTTTTACCAGAGTCTTTTAATTTAGCTCTTAATAAATGGCTTTTAAATCCTATAGGAACAATCTTTTTAAGAGCAATTAGAATGGTAGTTGTTCCCTTAGTTTTATTTTCTTTAATTGGGGGAACAGCTAGTATCGGTGATATTCGTAAATTAGGCAGAGTTGGCATAAAAACTATTGCTTATTTTATGTTAACTACCGCTTTTTCTATTACTCTCGCTCTGTTATTTACCAATCTTTTGCAACCAGGAGCAGGTGCTACACCCATGGAAACAGCACAAGAAATAGCCGCGTCAGAAGCCCCTTTTATTATGGATATGTTAGTAGCTATCGTGCCTAATAACCCCTTTGAAGCTTTAGTAACAGGAGATATGTTGCAAATAATCTTTTTTGCTATGTTTTTTGGGATAGCGATTACTTTAATCGGTCAAAGAACTCGGGGAATAGTAGAATTATTTGAGCAATTAAATGAGGTATTCTTAAAAATAATTATGCTAGTGATGAATTTAGCGCCTTATGCGGTTTTTGCTTTACTAGCTAGTGTGATTATGGTTCAAGGTATAGATGTTTTACGACAACTAACTAAATACTTAGTCTTAGTAATATTTTTATTGCTCATAGAAGCGTTTATAGTTAATGGTGTCGCCTTAGCTGTTTTGGGTAAAGTCAATCCCATCACATTTTATAAAAAATATTGGCCCGTGATGTTAGTAGGCTTTGGTACATCTAGCAGTAATGCAACTATTCCCGCCAATTTAGATGCTTGCGTCAATAAATTAGGTGTTCCTAGCTCCATCGGTAGCTTTACTATTCCTTTGGGTGCAACCATTAATATGAATGGAACTTCGATTATGCAAGGGGTTGCTGCTCTATTTATCGCTCAAGTCTATGGGATAGAATTAGGATTATCACAACAATTGACGATTATTCTAACCGCTACTCTAGCTTCAATTGGTACAGCAGGAGTACCTAGCGCGGGAATTGTCATGTTAACCATGGTATTGCAACAAGTCGGATTACCCATAGAAGGAGCAGCCTTAGTCTTGAGTGTAGATAGAATTGTAGATATGTTTAGAACCAGTGCTAATATCACTGGAGATGCTGTAGCCTCGGTAGTTGTAGCTAAGTCTGAGAACGAGTTAAACCAGGATATGTATAATCAAATCTAG